AGCTCAAAGAAGTCGCGCAAATCGGTCGCTTCCAGGAGCGGCAGGGTAAAACGCTCGGATTTGTTAGTGACGCAGGCGAGATGCAGCCCTTGCGCGCGCATTTTCTGCAAGCCCTCCACCGCGCCGGGGAAGGGCCGGCTCTGGTTGAGCATCACCCGAGCATAGTGTTTTTCGAAAAGCGGCAAACCGCGCTGGTAGATTTCCATATCCGGCTCGCGCTTGAGCGTGGCCGCAAGCGCGCGCTGCAGCAAAACAGCAATACCGCCGCCGATATAGCTGCGGATGATTTCCGCATCCACTGCGGCCATGCCTAGCTCGCTCAGGGTCCGATTGGTGGCGTCCACCAAATCCGGCGCGGTGTCGAGCAGCGTGCCATCAAGGTCAAACAACACCGCCTTCAGCGGCAACGGGAAATCCTTGGGACTGGCTTGCGGCGAGAGTTTCATGGTTAGAGCAGGGTGTTGAAGAACTCCACGGGGCCGCGGCGTCGGCTTTCCGGGATGGGATGCGCGAAGCGAGCCGCGTCGAATAGCCGTTGCCTATTCGCAAGGCGAGCGACAAAGCAGACCGCCCGGAAAGCCACGCCCCATCCG
The sequence above is drawn from the Burkholderiales bacterium genome and encodes:
- a CDS encoding phosphoglycolate phosphatase, with the protein product MKLSPQASPKDFPLPLKAVLFDLDGTLLDTAPDLVDATNRTLSELGMAAVDAEIIRSYIGGGIAVLLQRALAATLKREPDMEIYQRGLPLFEKHYARVMLNQSRPFPGAVEGLQKMRAQGLHLACVTNKSERFTLPLLEATDLRDFFELVVSGDSVPKKKPDPLPLTHACAHFGAKPHEALLIGDSPLDTQAARAAGCHVFCVPYGYHQGRDVRELDCDAIVATLKDAADLVIKA